A genomic region of Candidatus Coatesbacteria bacterium contains the following coding sequences:
- a CDS encoding RimK family alpha-L-glutamate ligase — protein sequence MLIWSLCRNFELYSSQRIREAAVERGHEPVEIDTGRLSALTVDSRPALLLDGKAVEPPPAAVYRSGYTRLAFGWDLSLWRQFEALGVVTLNTTAAVLRCSDKFYTLQLLAAAGLPVVDAALVREPTELEAAAAAVGGCPLVLKWSRGTRGVGTALVESAAALVSQWQLSAALEQTAHLERFHPEAAGRDRRAFVIGARLVACYERRAAAGEFRSNVHRGGDAVAHRPSRAETELAEASARVLGLEVAGVDLLPTADGPRVLEVNSVPGLRYVETVTGVDVAGALIDHLERLCVNKRQSTRK from the coding sequence ATGCTGATCTGGTCGCTCTGCCGCAATTTCGAGCTCTACTCCTCCCAACGCATCCGCGAGGCCGCCGTTGAGCGGGGTCACGAACCGGTCGAGATCGATACCGGTCGCCTGAGCGCTCTGACCGTCGACTCCCGACCGGCGTTGCTGCTGGACGGGAAAGCCGTCGAGCCGCCACCGGCGGCGGTCTACCGTTCGGGCTACACCCGGCTGGCCTTCGGCTGGGACCTCTCGCTCTGGCGCCAATTCGAGGCCCTGGGGGTGGTGACCCTCAACACGACGGCGGCGGTGCTGCGCTGCAGCGACAAGTTCTACACCCTGCAACTGCTGGCCGCGGCCGGCCTGCCCGTTGTCGACGCCGCCCTGGTGCGCGAGCCGACGGAGCTGGAAGCCGCGGCCGCCGCCGTCGGCGGTTGTCCGCTGGTGCTCAAATGGAGCCGGGGCACCCGGGGGGTGGGCACGGCCCTGGTCGAGTCCGCCGCCGCCCTCGTCAGCCAGTGGCAGCTTTCGGCGGCCCTGGAGCAAACGGCCCATCTGGAGCGCTTCCACCCCGAAGCCGCAGGACGCGATCGGCGGGCCTTCGTCATCGGCGCAAGGCTGGTCGCTTGTTATGAACGCCGCGCCGCAGCGGGCGAGTTCCGCTCCAACGTACACCGGGGCGGCGACGCCGTCGCTCACCGACCGAGCCGGGCCGAAACCGAGCTGGCCGAAGCGTCCGCCCGGGTCCTGGGCCTGGAGGTGGCCGGGGTCGACCTGCTGCCCACCGCCGACGGTCCCCGGGTGCTGGAGGTCAACTCCGTCCCCGGGCTGCGTTACGTCGAGACCGTCACCGGCGTCGACGTCGCCGGAGCCCTGATCGATCATCTGGAACGGCTCTGCGTTAATAAACGACAAAGTACGAGAAAATAG